The following proteins are encoded in a genomic region of Montipora foliosa isolate CH-2021 chromosome 10, ASM3666993v2, whole genome shotgun sequence:
- the LOC137974352 gene encoding heterogeneous nuclear ribonucleoprotein U-like protein 1 isoform X2 — protein sequence MGIFTWFSRAIVFLQQDDTGLTGTTIHRRTREKKTISLQVKVYFEVRVLEKLKVKMPKTETKPHVLRLGWSVDGANLQVGEDNLSFGYGGTGKVSVNNKFLDYGEPYTVRDIITCYIDLDANPRVILYSKNGKNLGVAFRLDHDANDQTFFPHVTVKNMRLSINFGHDEPCFPPLQGFSLLSRLPSQLLERGSVGPSSREQCEIIMMVGLSGCGKTFWAERYAKDHPDKKFNILGTNAIMDRMKVMGLMRERNYHIRWDALIKQATDILNEVFKIAEKKNRNYIIDQTNVYFSARRRKMNNFRGFRRIAAVIVNTNDVLKERTEKREREEGKIVPQSAVMEMKANFVLPEVGEVFDDVWFIEEDQASSERLLSEFQREGKEFKESENKLKPKYPSRDGQQSSVVKKPHPGKKSPCVPPQNVPRDQYRRPNNRGCFHGNYNPREQRSAYHHEPRGGAHPGTNGPPIRSYNESRPAHSSVGDGEPKRAYNTGSQNRHTETHGHNEPYDKSRKQSRYPRPHPTTYQANYQPLRHDNRRNQASGEAHAYQPRYQGPSSGVYSPPAPYGQQHYSGQNTGQSYSQRQHYSKGGTGQSLGGNRYGWGYSSKTK from the exons ATGGGAATTtttacgtggttctcccgggccaTTGTTTTTCTCCAACAAGATGACACTGGATTGACAGGAACGACGATTCACAGGCGCACGCGAGAGAAGAAGACAATTTCTTTAcaagttaag GTTTACTTTGAAGTAAGAGTACTTGAAAAGCTGAAAGTCAAAATGCCAAAGACAGAAACCAAACCCCATGTGCTAAGATTAGGGTGGTCAGTGGACGGAGCCAATTTACAG GTGGGAGAAGATAATTTGTCATTTGGTTATGGTGGTACAGGCAAGGTGTCTGTCAACAACAAGTTTTTAGACTATGGGGAGCCCTACACGGTTAGAGATATCATAACTTGCTACATTGACCTTGATGCTAATCCCAGAGTCATACTTTACAGCAAGAATGGAAAAAACCTAGGAGTGGCTTTTCGTCTTGATCATGATGCAAATGACCAGACCTTCTTTCCTCATGTTACTGTTAAGAATATGCGCCTTTCAATCAACTTTGGCCATGATGAGCCATGCTTTCCTCCACTTCAAGGCTTTAGCTTGTTATCGCGATTGCCATCACAGTTATTAGAGCGAGGGTCCGTGGGACCTTCATCAAGAGAGCAATGTGAGATTATAATGATGGTGGGACTGTCTGGTTGTGGGAAGACATTTTGGGCAGAGAGATATGCGAAGGATCACCCAGAcaaaaaatttaacattttaGGAACAAATGCCATTATGGACAGGATGAAAGTTATGGGTCTGATGAGGGAACGAAATTACCATATCCGTTGGGATGCACTTATTAAGCAAGCTACAGACATCTTGAACGAGGTATTCAAAATTGCAGAGAAAAAGAATCGAAACTACATCATTGACCAGACCAATGTATATTTCAGTGCACGGCGCAGAAAGATGAACAACTTCCGTGGTTTTCGTAGAATTGCTGCTGTTATTGTAAACACAAATGATGTTTTGAAGGAGAGAACtgagaaaagagagagagaagaagggaaaattgttccacaatCTGCAGTAATGGAGATGAAAGCAAATTTTGTTCTTCCTGAAGTTGGTGAGGTTTTTGATGACGTTTGGTTTATAGAAGAGGATCAAGCTTCATCAGAACGTCTTCTCTCTGAGTTTCAGCGTGAAGGCAAGGAATTCAAAGAAAGTGAAAACAAATTGAAACCAAAATATCCCAGTCGTGATGGGCAGCAATCTTCTGTTGTCAAGAAACCACACCCTGGCAAGAAGAGCCCATGTGTCCCTCCGCAAAATGTTCCGAGAGATCAATATCGACGTCCAAATAACCGTGGTTGTTTTCATGGTAACTATAACCCAAGAGAGCAAAGAAGTGCTTACCATCATGAACCCCGTGGTGGCGCTCATCCTGGTACCAATGGACCCCCTATTCGGTCATATAATGAGAGTAGACCTGCACACTCATCTGTAGGGGATGGAGAACCAAAAAGAGCATATAATACTGGGTCTCAGAACAGACATACTGAAACCCATGGTCACAATGAACCTTATGATAAGAGTAGAAAGCAATCCCGCTATCCTAGACCTCATCCAACAACCTATCAGGCTAACTATCAACCCCTCCGTCATGATAACAGAAGAAATCAGGCAAGTGGTGAAGCGCATGCGTATCAACCACGTTACCAAGGGCCAAGTAGTGGAGTCTATAGTCCGCCTGCCCCATATGGGCAGCAGCATTACAGTGGACAAAACACTGGCCAATCGTACTCCCAGAGACAGCACTATTCCAAAGGGGGAACTGGGCAATCCCTGGGTGGCAATAGATATGGTTGGGGATATTCGAGTAAAACCAAATAA